ACCAAAAAATTTTGACACATATGCAAATTTATCCGTCATAAATACATGTATTAGGTTACAATTTCTAGTAAATTATATATTGGGAGAAATATAGTTCTACACATGCATTGTTTTATTTGGTCCCTAATGTTTAGCATTGGCATAGTTTTAGCACctaaagtttcaacaaaaacATATTTGGTCCCCTAATGTTCAACACATGCACAATTTTAGTCCTTGaagtttcaataaaaataaatatggtCCCTAATTTATCTAACTTGAAGAAGATTTAGGATAACCGAAAGGTTTTCTCCAATTACCGAATTTAGGCTTGTGTGTATCAAAttcaacttaaaaataaaaaagaaaaatggggcTAACTTTAAACAAAAAGATTATGGATTAAAAACTTGCATGCTAGCATGCCACTAGTTAATGATTCtggaaaaaaagatgaaaacaaGATGAAATTTGTTAAACTACAAAGTTGAAACCATTCAAAGTAGCTAACTCATCGATCCAATACTCGTTTTCACTCTCTATCACTCCTGTGCTCAAGAGAAAAAACCCTATGCCCTATTTTTTtgtataatttgaaaatttcttttttttttttgtgttttcttgaTTAATTAGTTACCCATGATTCACAAATGAGTTATCCTTATTATTTAAATTAAGCCGCTActttgctttattttttttgaaatccaATTTAACGAATTCGTGACTACATGTGACTAGATTTCatcaaaaattgagaaaaatctttCAATTGTCCTAAATCTGCATGAAATTAAAAGCATTAGGGACCATATTTGATTTTGCCGAAACTTTATGGACTAAAAGGGCATAGTCGCCAAACATTAGGgacttatatatattttgccTAATCTTTTGAGACTAAAAGTATTCAAGTGTCTTAAATTGAGGACTAAAACTGTATTTCtcgcttatatatatatagccaaaactatgaaacacttgagtgaaaaaAATACCTATCACACCAATGAAGTTTTAATTTAGGGGTTAAACTCGAAGGCCAAGATCCAAAGGGGTTGGATATATGTCTCACAAGTGTGAGGGTTGATTGTAATTTGTATTATATATTGATTCCACGATGGTGACTTATGGAGAATCATAGACAAATTTAGTAAATGCAAAAAAAAGAAGTAGTTGAGTGCCAAAAAAGCCCTCACGATGTCGTAACAGTATATATAAACCAAATCCCCTATAGAAACCCACTCAAACACACTAATCATTGCCAAAAGTTGCCCCTATACATTTCTTATTCGTAATCAATCAACAAAGTAAAACTATGGGTTCCCCAGCACCAAGAAAGCTTCTTGTTGTGGACTTCACAAACGAAGAACTGAAGCCGGGATCAAGCTCTTGGGCATCGGCATGCAACGATATCCAGCATGCCCTCGAAAACCACGGCTGCTTTATAGCTTTGTACAACAAAGTTTCTCCCGAACTTGATGAGGCCATCTTTCAAGCAGCTGATGATTTATTTGACCTCCCGACCGAACTCAAAGTCCAAAATATCAATGAAAAACCTTACCACGGCTACATCGGCCAAATTCCCTTTGTTCCACTCCATGAAGGCTTAGGGATTGATTATGCCACCACTCTTGATGGAGTACAAAGCTTCACTAATCTCATGTGGCCCAAAGGAAACAAATCTTtcaggtgttttttttttttttttgtcttttaacAAGTATCATATATCTATAGTGCTTGGGATAGATAAAATTCAAAGTAAgtactttttcttttcaaattatttatgTTTGATTTATGATTCTCGTTACATTCAATTCTAGTTCCTTTTGGTTGCTCTTACCTGTTTTCTTTTGCGTCAAAAAATTTTCAGTGAAAGTTCATTTTCATTTGCAAAGACAGTGGCGAAGTTAGATGAAATGGTAATAAAAATGCTGTTCGAAAGCTATGGTGTTGAGAAATACAGCGATTCTCACATAGACTCGACCAGATATCTTCTTCGGTTCCTTAAGTACAGAGCCCCAGAAGTGAATGAGACCACCATGGCTTTTCCTTCTCATACTGATAAGAGCTTTTTGACCATCCTTTATCAGAACCACATTTCTGGCTTGGAAATAAGGACAAGGGATGATGAATGGATCAAAGTTGATTTTCCTCAAAAATCCTTCGTTGTGATGGCCGGGGATGCCTGCCAGGTTTGATAATTGCGAACAAGTCATTTgctaaaaatgcatgagccatATATTTATTGCATTAAGATCACAATAGGACAAAATGGgaagataaataaataattttgtcTCTCAACCATGAAAATTGATTTACTCACAAGTTCTGGGGAACAAAGTGAACACTATGCATAAGAGCTTGAGCTTATGTTACTTACAAAGTGTGACAGTAGAAAGGTTTTTTGTTGCATGAATCAAACTAGAGACACTTCTTTGTGCTTATTACTAAGCTGGATTCTTCTATTTTTTTGCTCTGAGGGCAGAGAATAAGAAGTGAGCCTGGTTTAATTTGTTTGCAAAAGTTCACATTGTCATTGCCAAAGTATCCTGAATTTAAGGAGTTGGTGATGTGTTATTAGTATTTCTATTGTGGGTCCACTCCCTCTTTTTGTGTGTCTATTCAATGGCTTTGGGATATAGGATAGAAAAGGCCTAATATTAAAGAAAAGTAGACATTCACTTAGCTAGACAAGTCAAAGAAATCTAATACAGTTGtgtaaactgaaaattttcactcCCTAGTGTCAATAAATTAATCTGCAGATATGCCAAACACACAAAAATCACACGTATAGTAGGTTCGAATTTTATACTTGACAATTGTGGGTAAAAAAAGCGTAGGAAGAAGTGGAAGTATTAAAAAAACAATTCAGCGTTTGCATGTCAAAGTAAACATGTGTAAATTCTAACGTTTTCGGCCTTGGATTAGGCTTGGAGTAATGATAGAGTGC
This region of Coffea arabica cultivar ET-39 chromosome 3c, Coffea Arabica ET-39 HiFi, whole genome shotgun sequence genomic DNA includes:
- the LOC113734621 gene encoding probable 2-oxoglutarate-dependent dioxygenase AOP1, producing the protein MGSPAPRKLLVVDFTNEELKPGSSSWASACNDIQHALENHGCFIALYNKVSPELDEAIFQAADDLFDLPTELKVQNINEKPYHGYIGQIPFVPLHEGLGIDYATTLDGVQSFTNLMWPKGNKSFSESSFSFAKTVAKLDEMVIKMLFESYGVEKYSDSHIDSTRYLLRFLKYRAPEVNETTMAFPSHTDKSFLTILYQNHISGLEIRTRDDEWIKVDFPQKSFVVMAGDACQAWSNDRVLSSNHKVTMDANGKETRYTIALFSFLSKMVQVPEELVNDEKPLQFKPFVHIDLLNFYATDQGRKSQNILKDFCGV